In the genome of Gloeotrichia echinulata CP02, one region contains:
- a CDS encoding RsmB/NOP family class I SAM-dependent RNA methyltransferase, whose product MEAPSNLLVKLSRRLFENPDNQQQFIEALINPRPFNPCILWCQPKPDISPFPVEIPISWQPKFVDRLYLGEKPGKHPLHEQGYFYCLDFSSVFAASTLLTIPESMRLVFDMCGAPGGKSIFAWTALQPELIISNEVIGKRLGMLFSNLKRCGIRPSFVVNKDSSIFAEMLPLSCNLVIVDAPCTGQSLLAKSEKAPGCFHPTNINKCANRQKRIIANSAQIVAPQGYLAYMTCAYSPEENEQVCEWFLARFPYFQAVQISHLQEYQSHLTNIPCYRLFPQDRLGAGGFTVLFQNIDQGEGKQVDEEVWNSLGVRRI is encoded by the coding sequence ATGGAAGCACCTTCAAACTTATTAGTTAAACTCTCACGCCGTTTGTTTGAAAACCCTGATAATCAACAACAATTTATCGAGGCGTTAATTAATCCCCGTCCTTTTAATCCTTGTATTCTTTGGTGTCAACCAAAGCCTGATATTTCACCATTTCCAGTAGAAATACCAATTTCTTGGCAACCAAAATTTGTAGACCGTTTATACCTGGGAGAAAAACCAGGTAAACATCCTTTACATGAACAGGGATATTTCTATTGTTTAGATTTTTCTTCGGTATTTGCGGCGTCTACTTTGTTAACAATTCCTGAATCGATGCGCTTAGTTTTTGATATGTGTGGCGCACCAGGAGGAAAGAGTATTTTTGCTTGGACAGCTTTACAACCTGAGTTAATTATCAGTAATGAGGTAATTGGTAAACGTTTAGGGATGTTATTTTCTAATTTAAAACGTTGTGGGATTCGTCCTAGTTTTGTAGTTAATAAAGATTCTAGTATTTTTGCCGAAATGCTTCCGTTGTCTTGTAATTTAGTTATAGTAGATGCTCCTTGTACTGGGCAATCTTTGCTCGCTAAGAGCGAAAAAGCACCTGGATGTTTTCACCCAACCAATATTAATAAATGTGCCAATCGCCAAAAACGAATTATTGCTAATTCGGCGCAAATTGTTGCACCACAAGGCTATCTTGCCTATATGACTTGCGCCTATTCACCAGAAGAGAATGAGCAGGTTTGTGAATGGTTTTTGGCACGCTTTCCCTATTTTCAAGCGGTGCAAATTAGTCATTTACAGGAATATCAGTCCCATTTAACAAATATTCCTTGTTATCGCCTATTTCCCCAAGATAGGTTAGGTGCTGGTGGGTTCACGGTGTTATTTCAAAATATTGACCAGGGTGAGGGTAAGCAGGTAGATGAGGAGGTTTGGAATAGCTTGGGAGTCAGAAGAATTTAA